A genomic segment from Nodularia sphaerocarpa UHCC 0038 encodes:
- a CDS encoding FHA domain-containing protein, translated as MKQQPYAMGPRIFWGLIVPLGLIILVVFGHEFWRRICPLYFFSQIPRALGIQRKRKVVNPDTGTIRYELADVEKESWLGRNYLYLQFGLFYLGLNIRLLFVNGDAIALGIFLLLTIFSSIGVGFLFKGRSWCQYFCPMASVQLFYTAPRGLLGSDAHLQPLQSITQSMCRTVDSSGKEKSACVSCQSPCIDIDSERSYWEEITRPDQKLVFYGYFGLMFGFFFYYYLYAGNWDYYYSGTWTHEEGLLNSLFYPGFYIFEKPIAIPKIIAAPLILAFFGAVSYFACQTLEQAFRAYLKRKNKFLSNEQILHICFVLCVFVSFNVFFMFGGRPNLALLPNWMELVFNSFIVLVSTLWLYKNLSRSQELYTRESLANSLRRQLNKLAIDWSKFLSGRSLEDLLPDQVYVLAKVLPGFHSSDRLRVYKGVLQESLKDGKAHSANSLEVLKGLRKELNINDNEHYLIITELRIEDPSLLDPQKQRTRENQLRIESYGRGLELLILELVESGVSLQDAFERKQKQIIALRQEYAITTDEQEQVLAHIFNQDGTLLHTAKILLVQLQELAVCYQALENLVINPQASIYRLLRSSVEEKQKLVTKQLISIIEILGDSPQARSIASSTGILAANLISEILNANDEQSQWEERLTPNTLNLLRQPKDTEETQLYLKKTQLGYLDINNHDTTLPTLNFPTATNFDSAPTRIGADFELTQVGGSGNSTPIAQFHLHPEAIVDILQGLVQEIDPLIQSASLYALHQLNPSLGVQLAHQLKNSEANQNWLVQETSEGILGKKQQIVTNVPTVILDIRNMAQKERKIFQQPIIRVGRSHDNDIVILDKSISRQHTIFYLNEQGVIVKDLGSVNGLYIGSKHIVNQQQQLQQGDIVRFNTGNELKIVVQWEMQPVLKQTITETFSTLEKLLWLYESSFFQGVKANALIDLARNSQVRVYRSGETIYNIGEPAQELLVLIDGQAEVRVDVAGREQVIETVLPGQTIGEISVLNNTSHEATAVATALTTRTLAIESKNFEAALADNPLLAKNLLLIMSNRLQENLHSF; from the coding sequence TTGAAACAGCAACCTTATGCAATGGGGCCGCGAATCTTTTGGGGGTTAATCGTCCCATTGGGACTGATTATTTTGGTAGTTTTTGGGCATGAATTTTGGCGGCGTATTTGTCCTTTGTATTTCTTTTCTCAGATTCCCAGAGCGTTAGGAATCCAGCGAAAGCGCAAGGTTGTTAACCCAGACACAGGAACTATACGCTATGAATTGGCTGATGTTGAGAAAGAGTCTTGGCTTGGTCGCAACTATTTATATCTGCAATTTGGGCTTTTCTATCTGGGTTTAAATATTAGGCTTCTATTTGTGAATGGTGATGCGATCGCATTAGGTATTTTTCTGCTTTTAACTATATTCTCATCAATTGGAGTCGGTTTTTTATTTAAAGGTAGGAGTTGGTGCCAGTACTTTTGCCCAATGGCATCTGTACAACTATTTTATACAGCACCACGCGGTTTATTAGGCAGTGATGCCCACTTGCAGCCGCTACAGAGTATTACCCAATCGATGTGTCGTACTGTAGACAGTTCTGGTAAAGAAAAGAGTGCCTGTGTTAGTTGTCAATCACCTTGTATAGATATTGACTCAGAACGTTCTTACTGGGAAGAAATTACCAGACCAGATCAAAAATTGGTGTTCTACGGTTATTTTGGTTTGATGTTTGGATTCTTTTTCTACTACTACTTATATGCAGGTAACTGGGATTACTATTACTCTGGAACCTGGACTCATGAAGAAGGTTTGTTAAACAGTCTCTTTTACCCAGGATTTTACATATTTGAGAAACCTATTGCCATTCCTAAAATAATTGCTGCTCCCCTCATATTAGCTTTTTTTGGCGCAGTGAGCTATTTCGCTTGCCAAACCTTGGAACAAGCTTTCAGAGCTTATTTAAAAAGGAAAAATAAATTTCTCAGTAACGAACAGATACTGCATATTTGCTTTGTGTTGTGTGTATTTGTTTCCTTCAACGTCTTTTTTATGTTTGGTGGTCGTCCCAATTTGGCTTTACTGCCTAATTGGATGGAGTTAGTATTTAACAGCTTCATAGTTTTAGTCAGCACATTGTGGCTGTATAAAAACTTAAGTCGGAGCCAAGAACTTTATACACGGGAGAGTCTAGCAAATAGTTTACGTCGGCAGTTGAACAAGCTAGCAATAGACTGGAGCAAATTTTTGTCAGGGCGATCGCTCGAAGATTTATTACCAGATCAGGTTTATGTTCTCGCTAAAGTCTTACCAGGGTTTCATAGTAGCGATCGCTTACGAGTTTACAAGGGAGTACTACAAGAAAGTTTAAAAGATGGTAAAGCTCATTCTGCTAACAGTCTGGAAGTTCTTAAAGGTCTGCGTAAAGAACTCAACATTAATGACAATGAGCATTATTTGATCATCACAGAACTGAGAATTGAAGATCCTTCTTTGCTTGACCCACAAAAACAGCGAACCCGCGAAAATCAATTAAGAATCGAAAGTTATGGTCGAGGACTAGAGCTACTTATTTTGGAATTGGTGGAAAGCGGTGTTTCATTGCAGGACGCATTCGAGCGCAAGCAAAAGCAAATAATAGCATTGAGACAAGAGTATGCCATTACTACAGACGAACAAGAACAAGTCTTAGCACATATATTTAATCAAGACGGCACACTGCTGCATACAGCCAAAATATTGTTAGTGCAGTTGCAAGAATTAGCAGTTTGTTACCAAGCACTGGAGAATTTAGTAATTAATCCCCAAGCATCTATTTATCGTTTGCTGCGCTCATCTGTAGAAGAAAAGCAAAAACTCGTTACCAAGCAATTAATTAGTATTATAGAAATCTTAGGAGATTCTCCTCAAGCAAGGAGCATTGCTAGTTCTACAGGCATACTAGCAGCAAACCTGATTTCAGAAATCCTGAACGCCAACGATGAGCAATCGCAATGGGAGGAGCGGTTGACTCCAAACACCCTCAATTTATTGCGACAACCAAAAGACACAGAAGAGACTCAGCTTTACTTGAAAAAGACCCAGCTAGGCTATCTAGATATCAATAATCATGATACAACCTTACCCACACTGAATTTTCCAACTGCAACTAATTTTGACTCAGCACCCACTAGAATAGGTGCTGATTTTGAGTTAACTCAAGTGGGTGGTTCAGGAAATTCAACTCCTATAGCTCAGTTTCACTTACATCCAGAAGCTATTGTTGATATTTTGCAGGGACTCGTACAAGAAATTGATCCACTGATTCAATCTGCCAGCCTCTATGCTCTACATCAATTAAATCCTAGTTTGGGTGTTCAGCTAGCGCATCAATTAAAAAACTCAGAAGCCAATCAAAATTGGTTGGTACAAGAAACATCAGAAGGAATTTTAGGAAAGAAACAGCAAATAGTTACTAATGTTCCCACTGTAATCTTAGACATCAGAAATATGGCGCAGAAAGAGCGGAAAATCTTTCAGCAGCCAATTATTCGAGTTGGGCGAAGTCATGATAACGATATTGTAATTTTAGATAAGTCCATATCGCGACAACACACCATTTTTTACTTAAATGAACAAGGAGTTATTGTCAAAGATTTGGGGAGTGTCAACGGTTTATACATTGGGAGCAAACATATTGTCAATCAGCAGCAGCAACTACAGCAAGGTGATATTGTCCGGTTCAACACTGGAAATGAACTGAAGATTGTTGTGCAGTGGGAAATGCAACCAGTATTAAAACAGACAATCACAGAAACTTTTAGCACCTTGGAAAAACTTTTATGGCTTTACGAAAGCAGTTTCTTCCAAGGGGTGAAAGCAAATGCTCTCATTGATCTAGCGCGAAACAGTCAAGTACGAGTTTACCGTTCTGGAGAGACAATCTACAACATAGGAGAACCTGCTCAGGAACTATTAGTACTCATTGATGGACAAGCTGAGGTCAGGGTTGATGTAGCAGGAAGAGAACAGGTAATTGAAACTGTTTTGCCAGGACAAACTATTGGTGAAATAAGTGTATTAAACAATACAAGTCATGAGGCAACAGCCGTAGCAACCGCACTCACAACTAGGACTTTAGCAATAGAGAGCAAAAATTTTGAAGCAGCGCTTGCTGATAACCCACTGCTAGCTAAAAATCTCTTGCTGATCATGAGTAATCGCTTACAGGAAAACTTACATAGTTTTTAG
- a CDS encoding bifunctional serine/threonine-protein kinase/formylglycine-generating enzyme family protein, which produces MQICQNPNCSNPFNPEENIFCMSCGQSNFGKFLRNRYRVLRLLGEGGFSRTYATEDVDRLNAPCVIKQFFPQVQGTIQRNKAAEFFREEAFRLYELGENHTQIPRLLAYFEQGSSLYLVQEFIEGKTLLQEVRQKPFTEEQIYQLLTDLLPVIEFVHAAKVIHRDIKPENIIRRDSDKKPVLIDFGGAKQVTQTTLARQATVIYTIGYAPSEQMAGFPCHGSDLYALGVTCVRLLTQCLPLQNTYGEINDPLYDAMNGNWLWQEELQKKGMTIGDELSNILNKLLKHLASERYQSATEVINDLKSIKKASIEPKISDISLPVLIKLPPPKKVTPPLPPLETFKFELVTVDTAGREVNRDLPTAKFFAEKLTQAVTLEMVLIPGGSFMMGSPQFEGDADERPQHEVILQPFFMGKFPITQAQWKAVAALPQVKQTLNPYPSTFKGLNRPVENVSWYEAVEFCSRLWEKTGREYRLPSESEWEYACRARTKTSFHFGEMITTDLVNCSRKETTDVGSFRIANAFGLYDMHGLVWEWCADTWHNNYTGAPSDGTAWEVDGDFHRRLLRGGSWRFSAELCRSASRSWDYSDGGLRNPGFRVVFSANNSLSG; this is translated from the coding sequence ATGCAAATTTGCCAAAATCCCAATTGCTCCAATCCATTCAACCCTGAAGAAAATATATTTTGCATGAGTTGCGGACAAAGCAACTTTGGCAAATTTCTGAGAAATCGCTATCGCGTCTTGAGGCTTTTAGGTGAAGGTGGATTTAGTAGAACTTATGCAACTGAAGATGTAGATAGACTGAATGCACCTTGCGTCATCAAACAATTTTTTCCGCAAGTTCAAGGCACAATTCAACGCAACAAAGCCGCCGAATTTTTTAGAGAAGAGGCATTTCGGTTATATGAATTGGGAGAAAATCATACTCAAATTCCCAGATTATTAGCTTATTTTGAACAAGGTTCCAGCTTGTATCTTGTCCAAGAATTTATCGAAGGGAAAACTCTGTTACAAGAAGTTCGACAAAAACCCTTTACTGAAGAGCAAATTTATCAACTTTTAACTGACTTATTACCAGTTATCGAATTTGTTCATGCGGCTAAGGTAATTCATCGAGATATCAAACCAGAAAACATTATCCGTCGTGACAGTGACAAGAAACCAGTATTAATTGACTTTGGTGGTGCTAAACAGGTGACACAAACCACTTTAGCTAGACAAGCTACGGTTATTTATACCATTGGTTATGCGCCATCTGAACAAATGGCGGGATTTCCTTGTCATGGAAGTGATTTATATGCTTTGGGTGTAACTTGCGTGCGTCTGTTAACGCAATGTTTACCATTACAAAATACTTATGGAGAAATTAATGATCCTCTTTATGATGCCATGAATGGTAATTGGTTATGGCAAGAAGAATTACAGAAAAAGGGTATGACTATCGGCGATGAATTAAGCAATATTTTAAATAAATTATTAAAACATTTAGCTAGTGAAAGATATCAATCAGCTACAGAAGTTATCAATGATTTAAAGTCTATCAAAAAAGCTTCTATCGAACCAAAGATTTCTGATATTTCTTTACCTGTATTAATCAAATTACCACCACCAAAGAAGGTAACACCTCCATTACCCCCCTTAGAAACCTTTAAATTTGAATTAGTTACAGTAGATACAGCCGGGAGAGAAGTTAACCGCGATTTACCTACAGCCAAATTTTTTGCGGAAAAATTGACCCAAGCCGTAACACTAGAAATGGTGTTAATTCCCGGCGGTAGTTTCATGATGGGTTCGCCACAGTTTGAAGGAGATGCTGACGAACGTCCCCAACACGAAGTGATTCTTCAGCCATTCTTTATGGGTAAATTTCCCATAACTCAAGCTCAATGGAAAGCTGTAGCCGCTTTACCTCAAGTTAAACAAACTTTAAATCCTTATCCTTCGACTTTTAAAGGACTGAATCGGCCTGTAGAAAATGTATCTTGGTACGAAGCTGTAGAATTTTGCTCTAGACTCTGGGAAAAAACTGGGCGTGAATATCGTTTACCCAGCGAGTCTGAATGGGAATATGCTTGTCGCGCCAGAACTAAGACATCTTTCCACTTTGGCGAAATGATTACTACTGATTTAGTTAATTGTAGCCGCAAAGAAACAACAGATGTCGGCAGTTTTAGGATTGCAAACGCTTTCGGATTATATGATATGCACGGGCTGGTGTGGGAGTGGTGTGCTGATACTTGGCATAATAATTATACTGGCGCACCTTCTGATGGAACTGCATGGGAAGTTGATGGTGATTTCCATCGTCGGCTATTACGTGGCGGTTCTTGGCGTTTTAGTGCTGAACTTTGTCGTAGCGCTAGCCGTAGTTGGGATTACTCCGATGGTGGTTTGAGAAATCCGGGTTTTAGGGTTGTGTTTTCCGCTAACAATTCTTTAAGTGGATAA
- a CDS encoding ABC transporter permease has protein sequence MYLPILVLGFYSFNQSPYSASWQGFTLNWYYKLFSDERILSALKNSLIVAFCAVGISAVLGTLMAVGLARYQFLGKNLYRGISYLPLIIPDIAIAVATLVFLAAFAVPLSLWTIIAAHIVFCVAYIGLVVSSRLTNLDPHLEEAALDLGATPIQAFMKVLLPQLMPGIIAGCLLAFILSLDDFLIASFTSGSGSNTLPIEIFSRIRTGVQPDMNALSVILIAVSAIFAFVAEFIRAFDHNK, from the coding sequence ATGTATCTGCCTATACTGGTGCTTGGCTTTTATAGCTTCAACCAGTCGCCCTACAGTGCAAGTTGGCAAGGTTTCACTCTCAATTGGTACTACAAATTATTCAGCGACGAGCGGATTTTATCAGCTTTGAAAAATAGTTTGATAGTGGCCTTTTGTGCAGTGGGTATTTCGGCTGTGTTGGGAACCCTAATGGCGGTAGGATTGGCACGTTATCAGTTTTTGGGTAAGAATTTGTATCGGGGTATTTCTTACTTACCGTTAATTATTCCAGATATTGCGATCGCTGTAGCTACTTTAGTATTTCTCGCCGCCTTTGCTGTTCCCTTGAGTTTGTGGACAATTATTGCCGCTCATATCGTATTTTGCGTAGCTTATATCGGACTAGTAGTTTCTTCCAGACTGACAAATTTAGACCCCCACTTAGAAGAAGCAGCCCTAGATTTAGGCGCGACACCAATACAAGCATTTATGAAAGTATTACTACCTCAGTTAATGCCTGGTATTATAGCTGGCTGTCTCCTAGCTTTTATACTGAGTTTAGATGACTTTCTCATTGCCAGTTTCACATCAGGTAGCGGTTCTAACACCCTACCAATAGAAATTTTTAGTCGCATTAGAACAGGAGTTCAGCCTGATATGAATGCGCTGAGTGTGATTCTGATTGCAGTATCGGCAATTTTCGCCTTTGTAGCGGAATTTATTCGTGCTTTTGATCACAATAAATAA
- a CDS encoding glycosyltransferase family 4 protein → MRIAQIAPLFERVPPPAYGGIELVVGLLTDELVRRGHEVTLFASGDSISLAKLVSVHPRALRLDPDVKEHNIYEMLQLGFVYERAEEFDIIHSHVCCAALSYANLIKTPTVHTLHGIFTPDNEKMFQYAKRQPFVSISNAQRELRLGLNYVSTVYNGIDVNSYIFHPQPDNPPYLAFLGRISPEKGTHLAIAIAKQTGYHLKIAGKVDVVDKQYFEQEVKPHIDGQQIEYLGEANHVQKNALMGGAVATLFPITWREPFGLVMVESMAAGTPVIAMKLGSTVEVIKHGKTGFLCNNVADFVTAIDNITQLDRSVCREYVQNYFSLQQMTDGYEAVYQQIIQAQAAKNAHIQDVVSLGMSSNS, encoded by the coding sequence ATGCGAATTGCTCAGATTGCCCCATTATTCGAGAGAGTACCACCTCCAGCTTATGGGGGGATAGAGTTAGTTGTAGGATTACTAACTGATGAATTAGTGCGACGGGGACATGAAGTGACGCTATTTGCTTCAGGAGATTCTATTAGTTTGGCAAAGCTAGTATCAGTTCATCCCCGTGCTTTACGACTAGATCCAGATGTCAAGGAGCATAATATATATGAAATGCTACAACTAGGCTTTGTCTATGAACGAGCAGAAGAATTTGACATTATTCATTCCCATGTGTGCTGTGCAGCCCTATCCTATGCGAATCTGATTAAAACACCGACGGTTCACACTCTGCACGGTATTTTTACCCCTGATAATGAAAAGATGTTTCAATATGCTAAACGTCAACCTTTTGTGAGTATTTCCAACGCTCAGAGGGAACTCAGATTAGGTTTAAATTATGTCTCAACAGTTTACAATGGCATTGATGTTAACAGTTATATATTTCATCCCCAACCGGATAATCCACCATACTTGGCGTTTTTAGGGCGGATATCTCCAGAGAAAGGTACACATTTAGCGATCGCCATTGCTAAACAAACAGGTTATCATTTGAAAATTGCCGGGAAAGTAGATGTAGTTGACAAACAATACTTTGAGCAAGAAGTCAAGCCCCACATTGATGGTCAGCAAATTGAGTATCTGGGTGAAGCAAATCATGTCCAAAAAAATGCCCTGATGGGAGGTGCTGTAGCAACTCTTTTCCCCATCACTTGGCGCGAGCCTTTTGGCTTAGTTATGGTAGAATCAATGGCAGCAGGTACACCCGTGATTGCCATGAAACTAGGGTCTACTGTTGAGGTAATTAAACACGGAAAAACGGGTTTTCTTTGCAATAATGTGGCAGATTTTGTGACTGCTATTGATAATATAACGCAGTTAGACCGCTCTGTTTGCCGAGAGTATGTCCAAAATTACTTTAGTCTGCAACAGATGACTGATGGTTATGAGGCAGTTTATCAGCAAATTATTCAAGCACAAGCTGCTAAAAATGCTCATATCCAGGATGTGGTTAGTCTAGGTATGAGCAGCAATTCCTAG
- a CDS encoding DUF1499 domain-containing protein produces MVFAGKRPQNLGVNNGKLASCPNSPNCVSSQDTDPEHIISPLTFTTNPQEAIAGGGALPIAHLKQIIQSLPRTKIITETEDYLYAEFKSALMGFVDDVEFYLDRQANVIQVRSASRLGQSDLGVNRQRIETIRAKFK; encoded by the coding sequence ATGGTATTTGCAGGGAAACGTCCGCAGAATTTAGGTGTTAATAACGGTAAATTAGCATCTTGTCCTAATTCACCCAACTGTGTTTCTAGTCAAGATACAGATCCAGAGCATATCATTTCACCACTGACTTTTACAACTAATCCCCAAGAAGCGATAGCCGGAGGCGGGGCTTTGCCCATCGCTCATCTCAAACAAATCATTCAATCCTTACCAAGAACCAAAATAATCACCGAAACAGAAGATTATTTATATGCCGAATTTAAAAGTGCATTAATGGGATTTGTCGATGATGTAGAATTTTATCTAGACCGTCAAGCCAATGTTATCCAAGTGCGTTCAGCCTCACGCTTAGGTCAAAGTGATTTAGGTGTTAATCGTCAAAGAATAGAAACAATTCGCGCCAAATTCAAATAA
- a CDS encoding DUF3143 domain-containing protein: MLTPNTPLYSHPLPQIEKWLKEQGCQQDENELHCWRVQRPNWEAQLWLDVEQITVRYIKSGENKQEIQRSFLYSLSREDIEQAVFSGP; encoded by the coding sequence ATGCTTACTCCCAATACACCTTTATATAGTCATCCCTTACCACAAATTGAAAAGTGGTTAAAAGAACAAGGCTGTCAACAAGATGAAAATGAACTACATTGTTGGCGTGTACAGCGACCTAATTGGGAAGCTCAACTGTGGCTTGATGTTGAGCAAATTACAGTCAGATATATCAAATCTGGGGAAAATAAGCAAGAAATTCAACGCTCGTTTTTGTATTCTCTCAGCCGAGAAGATATAGAACAAGCTGTGTTTTCTGGCCCATAA
- a CDS encoding J domain-containing protein, which yields MTQNGIKRQISKNTTYYGLLGLHPSASVIDIRRAYWELSKQYHPDTTELPATVATTKFQQINEAYATLSSPEKRLSYDAKIGYSRFGVIQAPTDLNHPVRQPYDYSKSMYLDASDRPLSAGEIFVLFVLGLTLAGCVLVAIAVAVIRGESNIPTQVTQPQITHISQVSTPEQVKII from the coding sequence GTGACTCAAAACGGGATAAAGCGACAAATAAGCAAGAATACAACATATTATGGGCTGCTAGGACTGCATCCCTCAGCTTCGGTAATTGATATCCGTCGTGCTTATTGGGAACTGAGTAAACAGTATCATCCAGATACTACGGAATTACCTGCTACGGTTGCGACTACGAAATTTCAGCAAATTAATGAAGCTTACGCCACTCTCAGCAGTCCAGAAAAGCGTTTAAGTTATGATGCGAAAATTGGCTATTCTCGCTTTGGGGTAATTCAAGCACCAACGGATTTAAACCATCCGGTGCGTCAACCCTACGATTACTCCAAATCAATGTATCTGGATGCGAGCGATCGCCCCTTATCTGCCGGCGAAATCTTTGTATTATTTGTGTTAGGCTTAACTTTAGCAGGTTGTGTATTAGTTGCGATCGCTGTTGCTGTGATTCGTGGTGAAAGCAATATTCCCACCCAAGTTACCCAACCACAAATTACCCATATTTCTCAAGTCTCCACCCCTGAACAAGTGAAGATTATTTAA
- a CDS encoding iron uptake porin → MLKVLSGLVLAAPILAISPLVWAGEIKENDAAQVTSVSQLSDVQPTDWAFIAVQSLVERYGCIAGYPNGTFLGNRAMTRYEFAAGLNACLDRVNELIATATLDVVQQEDLATLQRLQEEFSAELATLRGRVDSLESRTAVLERQQFSTTTKLSGEVILALTDVLTGDSDPFGVGVPRNSTILANRVRLNLVSSITEQDELKIRLQAGSTPHPQRAGGFRYGADPVLAQLRSRQTTPEGGQTFNQEFPDDAGNVEIGTVSYKFPVGNKLRAVVFANRGEHVDYLPNVLSTVGDDDGGSGSLSTFAQYSPIYRIGSVGAGLGLNYELSPAINLSLGYLATNASSPENLSPDSGNGTTAGGLFNGRYSALAQLTIEPTPNLAFGLTYVNAYATGTPTFLNDVGTISANSPSLISDNARRTINAYGVAGLWRVSPKFAVNSWFMYTNQEGRSAGVNNESADVFSYAIALAFPDLGKQGNLGGIIVGVPPHATRSGIANPAFRQFFGGATDLISTIPNRATPLHLEAFYKYKLNDHISITPGVIWLVAPNQTSNNPDVVIGTIRTTFTF, encoded by the coding sequence ATGTTAAAAGTTTTGTCAGGTTTAGTCTTAGCAGCGCCAATATTGGCGATTTCTCCCTTGGTATGGGCTGGTGAAATTAAAGAAAATGATGCAGCACAAGTGACTTCTGTCTCTCAGTTATCTGATGTGCAACCGACAGATTGGGCTTTTATTGCTGTACAATCTTTAGTAGAACGTTATGGCTGTATAGCAGGATATCCCAACGGCACATTCCTGGGAAATCGCGCTATGACGCGTTATGAGTTTGCGGCTGGTTTAAATGCTTGTTTAGATCGAGTCAATGAGCTAATTGCTACAGCTACTCTGGATGTCGTACAGCAAGAAGATTTAGCCACTCTCCAACGGCTACAAGAGGAATTTAGTGCTGAATTGGCTACTTTACGGGGACGAGTTGACTCGCTAGAAAGCCGCACCGCAGTTTTAGAACGTCAGCAGTTTTCCACAACTACGAAGCTTTCTGGTGAAGTTATTTTGGCTCTGACTGATGTTTTGACTGGAGATAGTGATCCTTTTGGGGTTGGTGTACCTCGAAATAGCACTATCTTAGCTAACAGAGTCCGCCTGAATTTAGTCAGTAGTATTACGGAGCAAGATGAGCTAAAAATTAGACTGCAAGCTGGTAGCACTCCTCACCCTCAAAGAGCAGGCGGTTTTCGCTATGGTGCAGATCCTGTATTAGCGCAGTTAAGAAGTAGACAAACAACGCCGGAAGGTGGACAAACATTTAACCAAGAGTTTCCAGATGATGCGGGAAATGTAGAAATTGGGACGGTAAGTTATAAGTTTCCGGTAGGTAATAAATTACGCGCGGTTGTCTTTGCAAATCGTGGTGAACACGTAGACTATTTACCCAATGTGTTGAGTACAGTTGGTGATGACGATGGCGGTTCTGGTTCACTTTCTACTTTTGCTCAATATAGCCCGATTTACCGCATTGGTTCGGTGGGTGCGGGTTTGGGGTTGAATTATGAATTGAGTCCGGCGATTAATTTGAGTTTAGGCTATTTAGCTACCAATGCTAGTAGTCCAGAAAATTTAAGTCCCGATAGCGGTAATGGTACTACAGCCGGAGGTTTATTTAATGGTCGCTATTCAGCTTTGGCGCAATTAACTATCGAACCGACACCAAATTTAGCTTTTGGGTTAACTTATGTCAACGCTTACGCTACAGGAACACCCACTTTTCTGAATGATGTGGGGACAATTTCGGCAAATTCTCCCAGTTTAATTTCAGATAATGCGCGACGCACGATAAATGCTTATGGTGTGGCGGGTTTGTGGCGGGTTTCTCCTAAGTTTGCCGTGAATAGTTGGTTTATGTATACTAATCAGGAAGGTAGATCCGCCGGTGTCAATAATGAGAGTGCTGATGTTTTTAGTTATGCGATCGCCTTAGCATTTCCTGATTTGGGTAAACAAGGTAATCTCGGAGGTATCATCGTCGGTGTTCCCCCTCATGCTACCCGTTCTGGTATAGCTAATCCTGCTTTTAGACAATTCTTCGGTGGTGCGACTGATTTAATCAGTACTATCCCTAATCGTGCTACACCATTACATCTCGAAGCTTTCTATAAATATAAATTAAATGATCATATTTCCATTACACCAGGTGTAATTTGGCTGGTAGCTCCTAACCAAACCAGCAATAATCCTGATGTAGTAATTGGTACAATCCGCACTACCTTCACGTTTTAA